Proteins encoded in a region of the Halodesulfovibrio marinisediminis DSM 17456 genome:
- a CDS encoding sirohydrochlorin cobaltochelatase: MKKGILLVAFGANNLQAHQTLRLLDEQVRSRFGGVNVRLAFTSELIRDRLAAQRVKRDSVVKALEKMAFEKYTHIAVQSLHIIPGVEYEELCADTQAFVDSGRLESIQVGAPLLNSEDDIEHVVSAVLRHLPPSRKPEEGVVFMGHGSSHEGDRCYDAVYQRLQQVDPNIFLGTMDGNHTLDHLLPELKRREIARVWLMPFLSVVGRHARNDMAGSSEDSWKSQIEAAGIRCTPMVLGLAEYSGFVDVWLNHLEATLKLL, from the coding sequence ATGAAGAAAGGTATCTTACTTGTAGCATTTGGCGCTAATAATTTGCAGGCGCACCAGACTCTCAGGCTTCTTGATGAGCAGGTGCGTTCTCGTTTTGGGGGAGTGAATGTGAGACTTGCATTTACTTCTGAACTTATTCGTGACCGTCTTGCTGCCCAGCGTGTAAAACGAGATTCTGTTGTTAAGGCGCTGGAAAAGATGGCTTTTGAAAAATATACTCATATTGCTGTCCAGTCATTGCATATAATTCCCGGTGTAGAATATGAGGAGTTATGCGCAGATACACAGGCATTTGTGGATTCAGGGCGTTTAGAGAGTATTCAAGTCGGGGCACCGTTACTGAATTCGGAAGATGATATTGAGCATGTTGTTTCAGCTGTTCTACGACATCTTCCACCGAGCCGTAAGCCGGAAGAAGGAGTTGTTTTCATGGGACATGGATCATCTCATGAAGGTGATCGTTGTTATGATGCGGTGTATCAGAGGTTGCAACAAGTAGATCCAAATATTTTCTTAGGGACAATGGATGGTAACCATACGCTTGACCATCTTTTGCCAGAATTGAAACGCCGAGAGATTGCACGGGTATGGTTAATGCCATTTTTATCCGTAGTGGGACGCCACGCCCGAAATGACATGGCTGGCAGTAGTGAAGATTCATGGAAATCACAGATTGAAGCCGCCGGAATTCGCTGTACCCCTATGGTGCTCGGTCTTGCTGAATACTCCGGTTTTGTAGATGTTTGGTTGAATCATTTAGAAGCAACTTTGAAGCTTTTGTAA
- the rfbB gene encoding dTDP-glucose 4,6-dehydratase — MNLLVTGGCGFIGSNYIHYIFSTFNDITVINVDKLTYAGNLLNLQSIEKEYGGKRYFFEHEDIADAEAMRTIFEKYNIDAVVNFAAESHVDRSIDDPTPFITTNVMGTQVLLSAARDAKVERFVHISTDEVYGDLSLDDPAFTEQTPLHPSSPYSASKASADMLAYAFYRTYGYNVSITRCSNNYGPYQFPEKLIPLMFSLASSDKPLPVYGTGMNIRDWIHVSDHCKGVHLTLMKGEAGKAYNFGGNAERTNIDVVRTILRDLGKPEDLITFVKDRPGHDRRYAMNYSLAQKELGYEPEYTFERGIKETLDWYRNNTDWLNDVQSGAYLEFMKKWYGDK, encoded by the coding sequence ATGAATTTACTCGTCACAGGCGGTTGTGGCTTCATCGGCTCCAACTACATCCATTACATCTTCAGCACATTCAATGACATTACCGTCATCAACGTGGATAAACTCACCTATGCGGGTAACCTTCTAAACCTACAATCTATTGAAAAAGAATATGGTGGAAAGCGCTACTTCTTCGAACACGAAGATATTGCTGATGCCGAAGCAATGCGTACCATCTTTGAAAAATATAATATTGATGCCGTCGTAAACTTTGCTGCGGAGTCACATGTTGACCGCTCTATTGACGATCCGACCCCGTTTATTACAACAAACGTTATGGGTACGCAGGTTCTGCTCTCCGCAGCACGTGACGCAAAAGTAGAACGTTTTGTTCACATTTCTACAGACGAAGTATATGGCGATTTATCCCTTGATGATCCGGCGTTCACTGAACAAACTCCGCTTCACCCAAGCAGCCCGTACTCCGCATCAAAAGCGTCTGCTGATATGCTTGCGTACGCTTTCTACCGTACTTACGGCTACAATGTATCCATCACCCGCTGTTCAAACAACTACGGCCCATATCAATTCCCTGAAAAACTTATCCCGTTGATGTTCAGCCTTGCGTCTTCTGACAAGCCTTTACCTGTATATGGAACCGGAATGAATATTCGCGACTGGATTCATGTATCCGACCACTGTAAAGGTGTGCACCTTACCCTTATGAAAGGTGAAGCCGGCAAAGCGTACAACTTTGGCGGCAATGCCGAACGCACAAACATTGATGTCGTTCGAACAATCTTGCGTGACCTTGGAAAACCAGAGGACTTGATCACCTTTGTAAAAGACCGTCCGGGACATGACCGCAGATACGCAATGAATTACTCGCTCGCTCAAAAAGAGCTTGGGTACGAGCCAGAATACACTTTTGAACGTGGAATTAAAGAAACCCTCGACTGGTACAGAAACAACACTGACTGGTTGAATGACGTTCAGTCTGGCGCCTACCTTGAATTTATGAAAAAGTGGTACGGAGACAAGTAA
- a CDS encoding PD-(D/E)XK nuclease family protein, translating to MHTQPFVIIPWQNDFISGLMERVLADTNSNPGDALIIFPHSRPRKYLSDKLRFNEALPKPFLMPQIFQVSDIFQMLRSELEATPPHVIEVLDRVGLLMECIQDINKKDTFTSGPLQSLPLNDPQRFFPWGMRLNSLLEDFFNQNQTPEDYYHMEGQVVPFAAILLGQLGRIHDAYTGKLESRGWTTPGYDAFRVLQLLKESSKPVMSLSHKKIYIAGSYGLTGVEKELFRILHTEYGATIMLHSDAGLTTGGQTHWACREHRKWIKEWAVSTELCETPQEREQDLQLYEGFDLHSQLDAMEQQLLQQESIGDTAVVLPDTGLMMPVLHHLPRKDVNISMGYPLWRSNLFQLLEVVLHLQENKRADGYYWKDIISLIRHPYIKMLTIGEERPFGVTLHNMEKELRRGKSYTTPFTIPFTHDENANASEEEMQELLHRVLSFAITAWEEMSTPAQLANTLADLCTVLLEHGGNLWERFPIDAESMYRIMRKVIPSLRECSLAHEEFSQGVLFTILREIIRGERVPFEADPLTGLQVLGMLESRLLHFKNVYVLDATENKLPGLPGNDPLLPDSLRSMLGLPDARHRESVAAYNFYRLIHGATNVHVLYQTGSERSGIFEEKHIRSRFVEELLWKEECRQGKLLEAGDAPLHGISYPVATIKKEDHVIHRTANINSMIETFLTKPVSPSALNTYLNCPMQFYLERIGNLRPVDEVNEAEDFAAIGDLFHKVLEKFFTGYLHKETEFSKLDPEPLQRMFVQMLHESNIKEEVPYDSFVMLETAGKERLSRFLKNQPRAKIDSLEKRLIKTISVDGKERSIAGIADRIDIRDNTRVILDYKTGSIHKPDNGLWQDEFLMAQIRTWDGGVEDPLDQLADKIVNLQLPAYLYMMHNPKLTSTCDAGWVELKKDGKEHLFFEKINDELHDDIITEHIPLILQFMLRHIEKSPVIRPRKGRHCQWCTCTAGCSV from the coding sequence ATGCATACTCAACCATTTGTCATTATTCCTTGGCAGAACGATTTTATCTCCGGCCTTATGGAACGGGTACTTGCGGACACCAACAGCAATCCCGGTGATGCGCTGATTATCTTCCCGCATTCACGCCCGCGTAAATATCTCTCTGACAAGCTACGTTTTAATGAAGCGCTCCCAAAACCGTTTCTTATGCCGCAGATTTTTCAGGTAAGTGATATTTTTCAGATGCTACGCAGCGAACTGGAAGCAACCCCGCCGCATGTAATTGAAGTACTCGACCGCGTCGGACTCTTAATGGAATGCATTCAGGACATTAACAAGAAAGATACTTTTACCTCCGGCCCACTTCAGTCACTGCCGCTCAACGATCCACAACGTTTTTTCCCTTGGGGGATGCGCCTTAACTCCTTGCTGGAGGACTTTTTCAACCAGAACCAAACTCCTGAAGATTACTACCACATGGAAGGTCAGGTTGTTCCATTTGCTGCAATCCTCCTCGGCCAGCTTGGTCGAATTCATGATGCCTACACCGGTAAGTTAGAAAGCCGCGGTTGGACAACTCCAGGATACGACGCCTTCCGCGTTCTGCAACTGTTGAAGGAAAGCTCCAAGCCTGTCATGAGCCTTTCCCATAAAAAAATCTACATTGCAGGCTCCTATGGTCTTACCGGGGTAGAAAAAGAACTCTTCCGTATTTTGCATACTGAATACGGCGCTACTATTATGCTCCATTCTGACGCGGGACTTACAACAGGTGGGCAAACACACTGGGCATGCCGCGAGCACAGAAAATGGATCAAAGAATGGGCAGTCAGTACAGAATTATGTGAAACACCACAGGAACGCGAACAGGACTTACAACTCTACGAAGGGTTCGACCTGCACTCGCAACTGGACGCCATGGAACAGCAACTTTTGCAGCAGGAGTCCATCGGCGACACGGCTGTTGTCTTGCCGGACACAGGGCTTATGATGCCAGTACTTCACCACCTGCCGCGCAAAGACGTGAACATTTCCATGGGCTACCCGCTCTGGCGTTCCAACTTATTTCAGCTTCTGGAAGTGGTGCTGCATTTACAAGAAAACAAACGTGCAGATGGCTACTACTGGAAAGACATAATTTCTCTCATCCGCCATCCATACATCAAAATGCTGACAATCGGAGAAGAGCGTCCATTCGGTGTTACACTGCATAACATGGAAAAAGAATTGCGCAGGGGTAAAAGCTACACCACACCGTTCACAATTCCATTTACCCATGACGAAAACGCCAACGCGTCTGAAGAAGAAATGCAGGAGCTGCTTCACAGAGTCCTGTCATTTGCCATCACCGCATGGGAAGAAATGTCTACCCCTGCACAGCTCGCGAATACCCTTGCAGACTTATGCACGGTTCTTCTGGAACATGGCGGCAACCTCTGGGAAAGATTCCCGATTGATGCAGAATCTATGTACCGTATTATGCGTAAGGTTATTCCATCGTTACGTGAATGTTCTCTTGCGCATGAAGAGTTTTCACAGGGCGTACTCTTCACCATTCTGCGAGAAATCATCCGTGGAGAGCGTGTTCCGTTTGAAGCTGACCCTCTTACCGGCCTACAGGTTCTGGGTATGCTGGAATCACGTTTACTGCATTTCAAAAACGTCTACGTTCTGGATGCTACTGAAAATAAACTTCCGGGCTTACCGGGCAATGACCCGCTTCTGCCAGACAGTTTGCGTTCCATGCTCGGATTACCGGATGCGCGCCACCGCGAAAGCGTAGCGGCATACAACTTCTACCGCCTTATCCACGGGGCTACCAATGTTCATGTGCTCTATCAGACTGGATCTGAGCGCAGCGGCATTTTCGAAGAAAAACACATCCGCTCCCGATTTGTAGAAGAACTGCTGTGGAAAGAAGAGTGCAGACAAGGAAAGCTGCTTGAAGCTGGCGACGCTCCGTTGCACGGTATCAGCTACCCTGTTGCCACTATTAAGAAAGAAGATCATGTCATCCATCGAACAGCAAACATCAACAGCATGATTGAAACTTTTCTGACTAAGCCGGTTTCACCTTCCGCACTGAACACCTACCTCAATTGCCCAATGCAGTTTTATCTGGAACGCATAGGCAATCTACGACCTGTTGATGAGGTAAACGAAGCAGAAGACTTTGCCGCCATCGGCGACTTATTCCACAAAGTTCTAGAAAAGTTTTTCACCGGCTATCTCCACAAAGAAACTGAATTCAGCAAGCTTGATCCAGAGCCGCTGCAACGCATGTTCGTACAAATGCTCCATGAATCCAACATCAAGGAAGAAGTACCATACGACTCCTTCGTCATGCTGGAAACCGCAGGAAAAGAACGCCTGAGCCGCTTCCTGAAAAATCAGCCAAGAGCAAAAATTGACTCTCTTGAAAAACGACTTATTAAAACTATTAGCGTTGACGGCAAAGAACGCTCCATTGCGGGCATTGCCGACAGAATTGATATTCGTGACAACACACGCGTCATTCTGGACTACAAAACCGGTAGTATCCATAAACCGGATAACGGATTATGGCAGGATGAATTCCTGATGGCACAAATCCGCACATGGGATGGCGGAGTTGAGGACCCGCTTGATCAACTTGCAGATAAAATTGTTAACCTGCAATTACCTGCCTACTTGTACATGATGCACAACCCAAAACTCACATCTACATGTGATGCAGGATGGGTTGAATTGAAAAAAGACGGTAAGGAGCATCTTTTCTTTGAAAAAATTAATGATGAACTTCACGACGACATCATCACGGAGCACATCCCGTTAATTCTTCAGTTCATGCTCAGGCACATCGAAAAGTCACCAGTAATTAGACCTCGAAAAGGCCGTCATTGCCAATGGTGCACTTGCACTGCAGGCTGTTCTGTGTAA
- a CDS encoding NAD(P)H-dependent flavin oxidoreductase yields MSFPTLKIGDVVANTPIIQGGMGVGISLSNLASAVANEGGIGVIAGAMIGMGEPDVGKNPMEANIRAMRKEIRKAKEMTKGVLGVNIMVALTNFADLVKTSLDEKIDVIFSGAGLPLDLPAYLKEYYEENKEKAHTKLVPIVSSARAAKILCKKWASKYDYLPDAFVVEGPKAGGHLGFKADQLEDPEFALEKVVSEVIDTVKEFEEKSGKTIPVIAAGGIYTGEDIKKFIDMGAAGVQMGTRFVATNECDADDRFKQAYVEATEEDVTVIKSPVGLPGRALKNKFVEDSREGLKKPFKCVFECIHNCAHEQSPYCIAAALLNAKKGNLARGFAFSGTNVHRIKEIIPVKKLIDSLRNEFSSTKK; encoded by the coding sequence ATGTCATTTCCTACCTTGAAGATTGGCGACGTAGTTGCCAATACTCCTATTATTCAGGGAGGTATGGGCGTTGGGATTTCTCTTTCCAATCTTGCTAGTGCCGTTGCCAATGAGGGAGGCATCGGAGTTATCGCTGGCGCGATGATCGGAATGGGTGAACCTGACGTAGGCAAAAACCCTATGGAAGCAAACATCCGTGCTATGCGTAAAGAAATTCGCAAAGCAAAAGAGATGACCAAGGGCGTACTCGGAGTCAACATTATGGTTGCTCTTACAAACTTTGCCGACCTCGTTAAAACCTCTCTTGATGAAAAGATCGACGTAATCTTCTCAGGTGCAGGACTTCCATTGGATTTACCAGCGTACCTGAAAGAATATTACGAAGAAAACAAGGAAAAGGCTCACACTAAGCTTGTGCCTATCGTCTCATCAGCTCGTGCTGCTAAGATTCTTTGTAAAAAGTGGGCATCCAAGTATGATTACCTGCCGGACGCTTTTGTGGTTGAGGGACCCAAAGCCGGTGGACATCTTGGATTTAAAGCTGACCAGCTCGAAGATCCTGAGTTTGCTCTTGAAAAAGTAGTAAGCGAAGTTATCGATACGGTTAAAGAATTTGAAGAAAAATCAGGAAAAACCATTCCTGTTATCGCTGCAGGGGGCATCTACACTGGTGAAGATATTAAAAAATTCATCGACATGGGTGCAGCAGGGGTACAGATGGGAACCAGATTTGTTGCTACAAACGAGTGTGATGCTGATGACCGCTTTAAACAAGCATATGTTGAAGCAACAGAAGAAGACGTAACCGTTATCAAGAGCCCTGTGGGTCTCCCAGGTCGCGCTCTTAAAAACAAGTTTGTAGAAGACTCCCGCGAAGGCCTTAAAAAGCCGTTCAAGTGTGTATTTGAGTGCATTCACAACTGCGCACACGAACAAAGCCCATACTGCATCGCTGCAGCACTGCTTAACGCTAAAAAAGGTAACCTTGCTCGAGGGTTTGCATTCTCCGGTACTAACGTACACCGTATTAAGGAAATTATTCCTGTTAAGAAACTCATCGACTCTTTGAGAAATGAGTTCTCATCTACTAAAAAGTAG
- a CDS encoding M16 family metallopeptidase — translation MFKRLLILFCGVLMMCTATAASAATVTKLKNGLTVLIQEDKRFPLVSTRLYVHAGSGYEEPREAGISHVLEHMVFKGTKNYAKGQIAASIEELGGYLNAATSFDYTVYIADLPADAWKTGLKVLRDQAFFATIDPEELESEKKVVISELERGEDSPFGFLFKNLQQQTMKGTTYAWPIIGYRDTINSFTRDDIANYINKHYQPQQMLLVVCGDIDEKTVLAEAEKLYGGLENTANVTPPSIVNLEKLDSTGPNVQVVEGKWNKVYLGISFPIPGFEDVNTTGIDMLAQLMGGDKTSPFYRKYQYEKQLVDSISASAYSFERAGLIYITAVLDADKLDKFWPELMKDLSNLKASEFKDEDIARVRLNLEDSLFRAKETLSGLTSKIGLFEFFFGGEQGEQNYLDEVKNVNREQLQNLIDTYLKPERLKATLLAPQDSTVSETTLTAQVVKNWESEEAAKKLKKAEEAAGKKETIDLGNGRQLILIPDNTLPYVAIDMDFMGGDSLITKKQEGLSVLAARVLTKGTGSMDAPAIEEYLADRASSIAASASRRTFSVSARYPARFSKDILKLFTQMVQNPTMAEEEVNREKTDQIAGIKLREDQPLGLATRNLFPFLFTDSIYNYYHAGIPARIEKFTQDDVDDFWKKQKAMPWTMAVAGVFDRDAIIAFAKGLPEPTQKRPEKFVPTWNNDRIKSIALKDRNQAHLFMIFETVPLTSEDTAGLELMQTILAGQSGLLFNDLRDKHGLGYTVTASSWQSTITGFTYFYIGTEPSKEEAAMDGFRRIIKEIQDKPLSEEQIKRGQNLMRGQYYRGHQSLGSRSAEAAGLATAQLPLSYNKDIVEQVQNLTPKDIQEIAKKYLNVDKAYILRVAP, via the coding sequence ATGTTCAAACGACTTCTTATTCTTTTTTGTGGAGTACTTATGATGTGCACTGCAACCGCAGCTTCTGCGGCAACGGTGACTAAACTCAAAAATGGTTTGACTGTTCTGATTCAAGAAGACAAGCGATTCCCGCTTGTTTCAACAAGACTGTATGTACATGCTGGTTCCGGCTATGAAGAGCCAAGAGAAGCCGGCATCAGTCATGTGCTTGAACATATGGTTTTCAAAGGCACCAAAAACTATGCAAAGGGCCAGATTGCTGCAAGTATTGAAGAATTAGGTGGCTACCTCAACGCCGCTACCAGTTTTGATTACACAGTATATATTGCAGACCTCCCTGCCGATGCATGGAAAACAGGACTGAAGGTTTTACGTGATCAGGCTTTTTTTGCCACTATTGATCCAGAAGAACTCGAGTCTGAAAAAAAAGTTGTTATTTCCGAGTTGGAACGTGGTGAAGACAGCCCATTCGGCTTTCTTTTCAAAAATCTGCAACAGCAGACGATGAAAGGGACAACTTATGCATGGCCTATCATCGGCTATCGTGACACCATTAATTCCTTCACTCGCGACGATATTGCCAATTACATTAATAAGCATTATCAGCCACAACAGATGCTGCTGGTTGTATGCGGCGATATTGACGAAAAAACTGTCCTTGCTGAAGCAGAGAAACTGTATGGCGGCCTTGAAAACACTGCCAACGTCACCCCGCCTTCCATTGTTAATCTTGAAAAACTGGATTCAACAGGCCCGAACGTTCAGGTCGTAGAAGGAAAATGGAACAAAGTATACCTTGGCATTTCATTCCCAATCCCAGGATTTGAAGATGTTAACACCACTGGTATTGACATGCTGGCACAGCTCATGGGCGGCGATAAGACATCTCCGTTCTACCGCAAATACCAGTATGAAAAACAGCTGGTCGACTCCATCTCTGCATCTGCATACTCTTTTGAACGCGCAGGTCTTATCTACATCACAGCAGTGCTGGATGCAGATAAATTAGACAAGTTCTGGCCTGAACTCATGAAAGATTTGAGCAACCTCAAGGCGTCTGAATTCAAAGATGAAGACATTGCCCGTGTTCGTTTAAATCTTGAAGACTCGCTTTTCCGCGCAAAAGAAACCCTTTCCGGTCTTACATCCAAGATCGGTCTGTTCGAATTCTTCTTTGGTGGAGAGCAAGGAGAACAGAACTACCTTGATGAAGTTAAAAACGTAAACCGTGAGCAACTTCAAAATCTTATCGACACCTACCTTAAACCGGAGCGTTTAAAGGCTACTCTTCTTGCACCGCAAGATAGTACTGTAAGCGAAACAACGCTGACCGCGCAGGTAGTTAAAAACTGGGAATCTGAAGAAGCTGCCAAAAAGCTGAAAAAAGCTGAAGAAGCTGCCGGTAAGAAAGAAACTATCGACCTCGGTAACGGTCGTCAGCTGATCCTTATCCCTGACAACACACTGCCGTACGTTGCAATCGATATGGACTTTATGGGTGGGGACTCCCTCATAACCAAAAAGCAGGAAGGACTTTCCGTACTTGCTGCCCGCGTTCTCACCAAGGGAACAGGTTCTATGGATGCCCCAGCAATTGAAGAATACCTTGCTGACCGTGCATCTTCTATTGCAGCATCTGCAAGCAGAAGAACCTTCTCAGTAAGCGCGCGTTACCCAGCACGTTTCTCTAAAGATATCCTGAAACTCTTCACCCAAATGGTGCAGAATCCGACCATGGCTGAAGAGGAAGTAAATCGTGAAAAAACTGATCAGATTGCAGGTATTAAGTTACGTGAAGACCAGCCGCTTGGTCTGGCAACCCGTAACCTCTTCCCGTTCCTGTTCACAGATTCCATTTACAACTACTACCATGCAGGTATTCCTGCACGAATAGAAAAATTCACTCAGGACGACGTTGACGACTTCTGGAAAAAGCAAAAGGCAATGCCATGGACAATGGCTGTTGCCGGCGTATTCGACCGTGATGCAATCATCGCATTCGCCAAAGGCCTTCCAGAACCAACTCAAAAACGTCCTGAGAAATTCGTTCCTACATGGAACAACGATCGCATCAAGTCTATTGCCCTCAAAGATCGTAATCAGGCTCACCTGTTCATGATTTTCGAAACTGTGCCGCTTACCAGTGAAGACACAGCAGGGCTTGAACTTATGCAGACCATTCTTGCAGGTCAGAGCGGCTTGCTCTTTAACGATCTGCGCGACAAACACGGTCTCGGCTATACTGTTACTGCATCAAGCTGGCAGTCCACCATTACCGGCTTCACCTACTTCTACATCGGCACTGAGCCAAGCAAAGAAGAAGCTGCCATGGATGGTTTCCGCAGAATCATCAAAGAGATTCAAGACAAACCTCTTTCCGAAGAGCAAATCAAACGCGGACAAAATCTGATGCGCGGACAGTACTACCGTGGTCACCAAAGCCTCGGCAGCCGCAGTGCGGAAGCAGCAGGTCTGGCAACAGCACAACTGCCGCTTAGCTACAACAAAGATATCGTGGAGCAAGTACAAAATCTGACTCCAAAAGATATTCAAGAAATTGCGAAAAAATATCTCAATGTAGATAAAGCATACATTCTTCGTGTAGCGCCGTAG